The Blautia obeum ATCC 29174 region CCTAGTTTCCGTCAATGTAGACAAGCTTGTCTGTGACGGATATCTGGAACGTCATGCGGTCAAAAGTGACCGCCGTAAGACCGAACTGCTCTGTACAGAAAAAGCTCAACCAATCATTGCAAAGGGCCGACAGCTTCAGCAGGATTTTATTGACCGGATCCTGACCGGCCTTGATAACGAAACGCGACAGAAATTTCTCGAGATTCTGAATATTATGGATCAGAATCTTGACAACATACTAAAAGGAGAAGCCTGAAAATGGCTTCTCCTTTTGCGTTCTACTGATACTTTTACTTTATAAAGTAATTTTTTATGACAATAAAGAAAATAACATCACT contains the following coding sequences:
- a CDS encoding MarR family winged helix-turn-helix transcriptional regulator, whose amino-acid sequence is MDINIEFARKTSLAYNRTCKSLCQELKLPQTAFDILMFLANNPEFCTARDIVEVRKLKANLVSVNVDKLVCDGYLERHAVKSDRRKTELLCTEKAQPIIAKGRQLQQDFIDRILTGLDNETRQKFLEILNIMDQNLDNILKGEA